A window of the Phragmites australis chromosome 20, lpPhrAust1.1, whole genome shotgun sequence genome harbors these coding sequences:
- the LOC133902356 gene encoding uncharacterized protein LOC133902356, with protein sequence MSAVAPRVAGAARRMSQSPRPAGGGREKELSPAPREEADKAKKRLPAAVTGIPSMLLRRQELLLRRGGVGGRSGSVHPSSSLNVSLASEKSTDSFCSRASTGRIGRHPASPAGGGAPRRRAAGSAGPPSARPAGRKAASVVPGGAAAVTAPVAVVGSLNGDAASSAGPARCPWVTPNTDPCYAAFHDQEWGVPVHDDKKLFEMLVLSGALAEMTWPVILSKRDTFREVFMDFDPLLVAKLNEKKILGQCSSASSLLSEHRLRIIIENARELLKVIEELGSFNSYCWGFLNDKPLIGRFRHTREVPLRTPKAEAISQDLMRRGFRGVGPTVVYAFMQAVGMANDHLVTCYRFEECCTAEAAAASEGRDVDKPAVAKDQEVGMVCGLVQCVSLEASRAATVISIS encoded by the exons atgtcGGCGGTGGCTCCCCGTGTGGCCGGCGCCGCTCGGCGGATGTCTCAGTCTCCTAGGCCGGCCGGGGGCGGCAGGGAGAAGGAGCTGTCCCCTGCCCCGCGCGAGGAGGCCGACAAGGccaagaagaggctgcccgcgGCCGTCACGGGGATCCCGTCCATGCTGCTGCGCCGGCAAGAGCTGCTTCTGCGCCGCGGCGGCGTTGGCGGCCGATCGGGGAGCGTGCACCCGTCGTCTTCGCTCAACGTGTCGCTCGCGTCGGAGAAGTCCACCGACTCGTTCTGCAGCCGGGCGTCCACCGGCCGGATCGGCCGCCACCCGGCGTCGCCGGCTGGGGGAGGAGCTCCACGGCGTAGGGCGGCAGGGTCGGCCGGGCCTCCCTCTGCGCGGCCGGCGGGCCGGAAGGCGGCCAGCGTTGTGCCAGGCGGTGCTGCTGCTGTCACCGCTCCTGTGGCCGTGGTAGGTTCCCTGAACGGGGATGCAGCGTCGTCGGCGGGGCCGGCGAGGTGCCCGTGGGTTACCCCTAATACTG ATCCTTGCTATGCAGCCTTCCATGACCAGGAGTGGGGAGTCCCCGTACATGATGACAA GAAACTGTTTGAAATGCTTGTTCTCTCTGGTGCCTTGGCTGAGATGACATGGCCAGTAATTCTCAGCAAGAGGGACACCTTCAG GGAAGTTTTCATGGATTTTGACCCTCTGTTGGTGGCAAAGCTGAACGAGAAGAAAATTTTGGGGCAATGCAGCTCTGCTAGTTCCCTGTTGTCAGAGCACAGGCTGCGCATAATCATCGAAAACGCGCGAGAGTTACTGAAG GTCATAGAGGAGTTGGGATCATTCAACAGCTACTGCTGGGGCTTTCTCAACGACAAGCCTCTGATCGGCCGGTTCCGGCATACGCGGGAGGTGCCGCTGAGGACGCCGAAAGCCGAGGCCATCAGCCAGGACCTGATGCGGAGGGGGTTCCGCGGCGTCGGGCCGACGGTGGTCTACGCCTTCATGCAGGCCGTCGGCATGGCCAACGACCACCTCGTCACCTGCTACCGCTTCGAGGAGTGCTGCACTGCCGAAGCTGCCGCTGCTTCTGAAGGCCGTGACGTTGACAAGCCGGCCGTGGCGAAAGATCAGGAGGTGGGCATGGTGTGTGGGCTGGTGCAGTGCGTCAGCTTGGAGGCTTCGAGAGCCGCCACCGTGATCAGCATCTCATAG
- the LOC133901312 gene encoding uncharacterized protein LOC133901312 produces MHYQSFDCLRTFMNHLLPICSKASLLHVDRESASTISLQPSSWLRKFAMASAAALKVATVCMLLLCVGSDLARPALASPPSPDDKEAAAARALMRELVEHEIAEELGLQGAGQHHVGDVCSPACQTCLIVCAVTCVLNPASIACFVNCTVTSACFGKPVAA; encoded by the coding sequence ATGCATTATCAATCATTTGATTGCTTACGTACGTTCATGAACCATTTGCTTCCTATATGTAGCAAAGCCTCACTGCTCCATGTCGATCGCGAATCAGCCAGCACCATCTCATTGCAACCAAGCAGCTGGCTGCGCAAATTTGCAATGGCTTCTGCTGCAGCTCTGAAGGTAGCCACCGTCTGCATGCTCCTCCTGTGCGTCGGGTCGGATTTGGCGCGGCCGGCTCTCgcgtctccgccgtcgccggaTGACaaggaggccgccgccgcccgagcgCTGATGCGGGAGCTCGTGGAGCACGAGATCGCCGAGGAGCTGGGGCTCCAGGGAGCGGGACAGCACCACGTCGGCGACGTGTGCTCGCCGGCGTGCCAGACCTGCCTGATCGTCTGCGCGGTCACGTGCGTGCTCAACCCAGCCTCGATTGCCTGCTTCGTCAACTGCACCGTGACCAGCGCCTGCTTCGGCAAGCCGGTGGCCGCGTGA